A stretch of Paraburkholderia phenazinium DNA encodes these proteins:
- a CDS encoding MFS transporter, producing the protein MWSAIAINYIDRTVLSAAAPHLQSEFHLGAMEMGIVMSAFFWSYALLQLPAGMLADRFGQKIVLGMAVFWWSLATAVTGLASGFKSLVALRVMLGVGEAGSYPSNAGIATRWFPRQERATVAGIFDSGSKLGGAIALPLIAWLLAVFDWKVTFAITGALGLVWCVVWVLVFKNSPADHRRVSASELAYIRADEEAPRQNGAALADVPWYRLFAHRNIWAMCIGFFMINYNSYFFITWLPTYLVKERGMSMMEMGFMASLPLILSMVVEIFAGWASDRVYASGRLSLTATRKLFLIIGLLMASSIGFAAFAASPLVAVALLCVAKSGTTVAASQVWALPGDVAPRNMVSRVAGIQNTVSNMGGVVGPVVTGAIVGSTGSFVAALLFSSALIVIAMLNYLFLLGKVEPIQFNQVPMEARNRDERNVDVRA; encoded by the coding sequence ATGTGGTCAGCCATTGCGATCAACTACATTGACCGGACGGTGCTATCCGCCGCGGCACCCCATCTTCAGTCCGAGTTCCATCTTGGCGCCATGGAGATGGGCATCGTGATGTCGGCGTTCTTCTGGTCCTACGCGCTGCTGCAACTGCCCGCAGGCATGCTTGCCGACCGATTCGGGCAGAAGATCGTACTGGGCATGGCCGTATTCTGGTGGTCGCTCGCGACGGCCGTGACCGGACTCGCCAGCGGTTTCAAATCGCTCGTGGCGCTGAGGGTGATGCTGGGTGTGGGCGAAGCGGGCTCCTATCCGAGCAATGCGGGCATCGCGACGCGGTGGTTTCCGCGCCAGGAGCGCGCCACCGTCGCGGGCATCTTCGATAGCGGATCGAAGCTTGGCGGCGCCATCGCGCTTCCGTTGATTGCCTGGCTGCTGGCGGTCTTCGACTGGAAAGTCACGTTTGCGATTACCGGCGCGCTTGGGCTGGTCTGGTGCGTGGTCTGGGTGTTGGTGTTCAAGAACTCGCCGGCCGATCATCGGCGTGTCAGCGCATCCGAACTCGCCTACATTCGCGCCGATGAAGAAGCGCCGCGCCAGAACGGTGCCGCGCTTGCCGATGTTCCCTGGTACCGACTGTTCGCACACCGGAACATCTGGGCCATGTGTATCGGCTTCTTCATGATCAACTACAACTCTTACTTCTTCATCACGTGGTTGCCGACGTACCTCGTCAAGGAACGCGGCATGAGCATGATGGAAATGGGCTTCATGGCTTCGTTGCCGCTCATTCTTTCGATGGTCGTCGAGATCTTCGCAGGCTGGGCCTCGGATCGCGTATATGCCTCGGGACGGCTCTCGCTCACGGCAACCCGCAAACTGTTTCTCATCATCGGCCTGTTGATGGCCTCGAGCATCGGCTTCGCGGCGTTCGCCGCGTCACCTTTGGTGGCTGTCGCGTTGCTCTGCGTGGCGAAATCAGGCACGACCGTCGCTGCATCCCAGGTCTGGGCACTGCCCGGAGATGTCGCGCCACGCAACATGGTGTCACGCGTTGCGGGTATCCAGAACACCGTTTCGAACATGGGCGGCGTAGTCGGCCCGGTTGTCACGGGTGCGATCGTGGGTTCAACCGGTTCCTTCGTTGCGGCATTGCTGTTCTCGTCGGCGCTGATCGTGATTGCAATGCTCAACTATCTGTTCCTGCTCGGCAAAGTGGAACCCATCCAGTTCAATCAAGTCCCCATGGAGGCTAGAAATCGTGATGAACGCAACGTCGACGTCCGTGCTTAA
- the hpaI gene encoding 4-hydroxy-2-oxoheptanedioate aldolase, translating to MNATSTSVLNPFKTALANGQEQIGFWLSMADSYLAEVSATAGFEWLLIDAEHAPNDVRSILGQLQAVAPYRAEPVVRPVNADPALLKRLLDIGARNLLIPMIDTADQARASVAAVRYPPHGIRGVGSAVGRASRWSSRADYLDIADSEICLLVQAETVTALENLQAICEVDGVDGVFIGPADLAASMGYRGKPTHPEVQKAIEGAIRTIVASGKAAGTLTSDQTLARRYLELGCTFVATGVDILMFANAARKLAREFIEQ from the coding sequence ATGAACGCAACGTCGACGTCCGTGCTTAATCCGTTCAAGACGGCGCTCGCAAACGGCCAGGAGCAGATCGGCTTCTGGCTTTCGATGGCCGATTCCTATCTGGCCGAAGTCAGCGCGACCGCTGGCTTTGAATGGCTGTTGATCGACGCAGAGCACGCTCCGAACGACGTGCGCAGCATTCTTGGGCAATTGCAGGCCGTTGCGCCTTATCGCGCCGAACCCGTCGTGCGTCCTGTGAACGCCGATCCGGCGTTGCTCAAGCGCTTGCTCGATATCGGCGCGCGCAACCTGCTGATTCCGATGATCGATACCGCCGATCAGGCTCGCGCGAGCGTCGCCGCTGTGCGCTATCCGCCGCACGGAATTCGTGGCGTGGGCAGTGCGGTGGGACGTGCGTCGCGCTGGAGCTCGCGTGCCGACTATCTGGACATTGCGGACAGCGAAATCTGTCTGCTCGTGCAAGCGGAGACCGTCACGGCGCTCGAGAATCTACAGGCGATCTGCGAGGTCGACGGTGTCGATGGTGTATTCATCGGCCCGGCGGATCTGGCAGCGTCGATGGGATATCGCGGCAAGCCCACTCATCCGGAGGTACAGAAGGCGATCGAGGGGGCGATTCGCACCATCGTCGCTTCGGGTAAGGCAGCCGGCACGTTGACATCGGACCAGACACTCGCGCGCCGCTATCTCGAGCTTGGCTGCACATTCGTCGCGACCGGTGTGGACATTCTCATGTTCGCGAACGCGGCTCGCAAGCTTGCCCGGGAATTCATCGAGCAATGA